The following are encoded together in the Sphaerodactylus townsendi isolate TG3544 linkage group LG12, MPM_Stown_v2.3, whole genome shotgun sequence genome:
- the LGI3 gene encoding leucine-rich repeat LGI family member 3 isoform X1: MGLPHTTAKYLFIENNDIRSLSKNTFRGLKSLTHLSLAHNNLQTLPRDLLKPLDILSDLDLRGNALTCDCKTKWLVEWMESSNTTVPAIFCGSPPQYQGHKVRDLPLKDFDCITTDFMVYQVLPFQSVSAEPFVYASDLYVALAQPSSSSCTILKWDYVERKLRDFDRIPAHSAVYCKPIVAELQLYVVVAQLFGGSYIYRWDTNIDKFIKIQDIDSQKIRKPNDIEAFQIEGEWFFVIADSSKAGSTSLYRWNQNGFYPHQDLHSWHRDTDVEYVEIDGKPRLIISSSSQVPIIYQWNRSQKQFVHLGDVADVMDIQMVKHFRIKRDNYLCLSRYIGDSKVVKWEGMQFTELQTLPSRGSMVMEPFRIAQHQYLALGSDFSFTHIYLWDEKKQKFVKFQELSVQAPRAFHPIPLEGMDILLAPSFKGNTLVYKHIVVDLSL; this comes from the exons ATGGGACTTCCTCACACCACTGCAAAATACCT GTTCATAGAGAACAACGACATCCGGTCTCTGTCAAAAAACACCTTCCGTGGACTTAAATCCCTGACACACCT ATCTTTGGCCCACAACAACCTGCAGACGCTGCCCAGAGACCTCTTGAAGCCGTTGGACATCTTAAGTGATCT AGATCTCCGAGGCAATGCCTTGACTTGCGATTGCAAAACCAAGTGGTTGGTGGAGTGGATGGAAAGCTCCAACACCACCGTACCTGCCATCTTCTGTGGCAGCCCCCCTCAGTACCAAGGGCACAAGGTCCGAGACCTTCCACTCAAGGATTTTGATTGCATCACTACAG ATTTTATGGTGTACCAGGTCCTGCCTTTCCAATCAGTGTCTGCTGAGCCCTTTGTCTATGCTAGTGATCTCTACGTGGCTTTGGCCCAGCCAAGCTCCAGCAGTTGTACCATCCTCAAGTGGGACTATGTTGAGCGCAAGCTGCGTGACTTTGACCGCATCCCAG CTCACTCAGCTGTCTACTGCAAGCCGATAGTGGCTGAGTTGCAGCTGTATGTTGTGGTAGCCCAGCTCTTTGGTGGCTCCTATATCTACCGCTGGGACACTAACATCGACAAGTTCATCAAGATCCAAGACATCGATAGCCAGAAGATCCGGAAGCCCAATGACATTGAAGCCTTCCAGATTGAGGGTGAATGGTTCTTTGTCATTGCTGATAGCTCCAAAGCTGGCTCCACCAGCCTCTACCGCTGGAACCAGAATGGTTTCTATCCCCACCAGGACCTGCATTCTTGGCACCGAGATACTGACGTAGAATATGTGGAGATAGACGGCAAGCCCCGCCTCATCATCTCCAGCAGCTCCCAGGTGCCCATTATCTACCAATGGAACCGCTCGCAGAAGCAGTTTGTCCACCTGGGCGATGTGGCAGATGTGATGGACATACAGATGGTCAAGCATTTCCGGATCAAGAGGGACAACTATTTGTGCCTGAGCCGCTACATTGGTGACTCCAAAGTGGTCAAATGGGAGGGGATGCAATTCACAGAGCTGCAGACCTTGCCCTCCCGAGGTTCCATGGTCATGGAGCCTTTTCGTATCGCTCAGCATCAGTACTTGGCACTGGGCAGTGACTTCTCTTTTACCCATATCTACCTCTGGGACGAAAAGAAGCAGAAGTTTGTCAAGTTCCAGGAACTCTCTGTCCAAGCTCCACGAGCATTCCACCCGATTCCCTTGGAAGGCATGGATATTCTGCTAGCACCCAGTTTCAAAGGAAACACATTGGTCTACAAACATATTGTGGTGGACCTCAGCTTGTAG